In Ostrea edulis chromosome 10, xbOstEdul1.1, whole genome shotgun sequence, one genomic interval encodes:
- the LOC125665458 gene encoding kinase D-interacting substrate of 220 kDa-like, whose product FCLPLTVACEKGNVDIVEELVKAGADVNLEDKWGDTPLEIAHRKGNVHIVEELVKVGADANVQGGYVNTPLVTACEKGDVSIVKELVKKGADVNIHGKSQCSPLVTACEKGHVSIVVELVKAGADVNLRGYMGNTPLVTACEKGDVSIVEELINAGVDVNLEDKLGDTPLKAACKEGHVNIVKELVKARVGVNLHGKYLSSLLVAACEKGHVSMVEKLVNAGADVNLRGYMGKTPLITACEKGHVSIVEQLVKAGADVNLRDRSGDTPLKTAVRTDSLSMIRYLVEHGADLVTQVDIFIPLIYRALILHEVDFMKWFIQEQNKTISGKFSGNVHLFNSLVDIRHAGFKTDSKDDVVMTDKSMWCIGRKIELLKIMRKGDCDLLSHLLCVGLDVNQLIQSCMSHPIPLLHFLIYDWGVSNRLEKVRIMLEAGADVSILVKYREDDFVYRNHVKCIASHYMLDREGVSALEKTRRFVHSKCDYIFGWNLERTTEYKKVMCELKKHVRRHSV is encoded by the coding sequence TTTTGTTTACCTCTTACTGTTGCATGTGAGAAAGGGAATGTGGATATAGTGGAGGAGCTAGTTAAGGCAGGCGCTGATGTCAATCTAGAAGATAAATGGGGTGATACACCACTGGAAATTGCACATAGGAAAGGAAATGTGCATAtagtggaggagctggtgaaggtaGGGGCTGATGCCAATGTACAGGGTGGTTATGTTAATACACCATTGGTAACTGCATGTGAGAAAGGAGATGTGAGTATAGTGAAGGAGCTGGTGAAGAAaggggctgatgtcaatataCATGGTAAAAGTCAGTGTTCACCACTGGTAACTGCATGTGAAAAAGGACATGTGAGTATAGTGGTGGAGCTAGTAAAGGcaggggctgatgtcaatctacggGGTTACATGGGGAACACACCACTGGTAACTGCATGTGAGAAAGGAGATGTGAGTATAGTGGAGGAGCTGATAAATGCAGGGGTTGATGTCAATCTAGAGGATAAATTGGGGGATACACCACTCAAAGCTGCATGTAAGGAAGGACACGTGAATATAGTCAAGGAACTGGTGAAAGCAAGGGTTGGTGTCAATTTACATGGTAAATATCTGTCTTCCCTACTAGTAGCTGCATGTGAGAAAGGACATGTGAGTATGGTGGAGAAGCTAGTAAATGCAGgagctgatgtcaatctacggGGTTACATGGGGAAGACACCACTGATAACTGCATGTGAGAAAGGGCATGTGAGTATAGTGGAGCAGCTAGTAAAGGCAGgagctgatgtcaatctacggGATAGATCGGGGGATACACCACTGAAAACTGCAGTGAGAACTGACTCTTTATCAATGATAAGATATTTAGTGGAACATGGAGCTGACTTGGTTACTCAGGTAGATATCTTTATACCACTAATATATAGAGCATTAATACTACACGAAGTAGATTTTATGAAATGGTTTATACaggaacaaaacaaaactatttCTGGCAAATTTAGTGGGAATGTACACCTATTTAACTCTCTGGTGGACATCAGACATGCTGGATTTAAAACAGATAGTAAGGACGATGTGGTGATGACAGACAAATCGATGTGGTGTATTGGTAGAAAGATAGAACTGTTGAAAATAATGAGGAAAGGAGACTGTGATTTACTAAGTCATTTGTTGTGTGTGGGTCTGGATGTTAATCAATTGATACAGTCTTGTATGTCTCATCCGATACCTCTGTTGCATTTTCTTATATATGACTGGGGTGTTAGTAATAGACTAGAGAAAGTGAGGATTATGCTGGAGGCTGGGGCAGATGTCAGTATCCTGGTGAAATATAGAGAGGATGACTTTGTGTATAGAAATCATGTGAAATGTATAGCTAGTCACTATATGTTAGATCGGGAAGGTGTGTCTGCTCTAGAGAAGACGAGGCGATTTGTGCACAGTAAATGTGATTATATATTTGGTTGGAACTTAGAAAGAACGACAGAGTACAAGAAAGTGATGTGTGAgttaaaaaaacatgttagaAGACATTCTGTATAA
- the LOC125666252 gene encoding uncharacterized protein LOC125666252, which produces MACSKYKSTRETTHAARLSRLLVDPCTDLCRDLLRNHSTEINFPGILRQKKQVLSPILNKAQRGLLYPIKGSYTGTYNDFDLSLLYVLLRNIAGIVPHKKGWASPPDPSDRSLSANIDRIREIRNTYCGHAARVSLSDSEFKMLWQDLTVTIGELEGSLPGGCTTYTDAANQIEVDTMDPEQEKRYLDVIDTQHQDIEVLKETTIELQEQVADVQEQVSGVQEQVSDVQEQVSDVQGQVSDVQEQVAGLQMTVEKQKISDAKSPIPPNVREQYDIDIRKWRGEDKRYYETHSFSSMMQKVRNQPYVTFVGVPGSGKTASVHHIALKLQEEGYEVVPVDEIREIKQYCDTKKSQVFLIDDIVGVFGLQKTKLDMLREFEHKITQPCMVKSRTLMTCREAVFNEALLCKTFLTKEDTVIKLHSSEHALDNKDKKEILQKYDLNINLISPALLTSTSRMFPLLCKLFSKETKFQALGSKFFLNPVQCIIDELDEMQRENKLNYATLVLCVLNRNCLSEKILDETENEHFMNMKKDTLKKCRLEYNTDTFKFMDVLSAMEGTYIKQCGVQFTVIHDSMFEICAYHYGQKFHDQILIYTSSSYIANYVKPQKSDSGILSKVKEKQGHSQYVEGDESSCESSEKEKENDDKNNERAESFDLCIRLREDQYPLLAKRLYRDIQNMELYDVFRNQVLKHHKVCQTFVDVLEMKSWTEVKFLFLSSHEHTYKIVNKQKYVVKESESRKEWGEWWKQNILVDRRYKRDDKGKLIYNAQKYNIRVISWVIYYRHPRILQYLIQRTGEHNEINELFGITGNTPNRSKSISHMCNNRGQKETKSLQEREVFREQFRLLLLSCYSGDVQTVKIILPYVYRKSINWIDQIGEGVYGH; this is translated from the exons ATGGCGTGCTCCAAATACAAATCAACAAGGGAAACAACACATGCTGCCCGTTTGTCCCGGTTATTAGTGGATCCTTGTACGGACCTCTGCAGGGACCTTCTAAGGAACCATAGTACAGAAATCAATTTCCCGGGAATCCTCCGACAAAAGAAACAGGTGCTGAGTCCCATTCTTAATAAAGCCCAGAGAGGTTTATTGTATCCAATCAAAGGATCCTACACCGGAACGTATAATGACTTTGACCTATctttattgtatgtattgtTGAGAAACATAGCAGGTATTGTACCTCACAAAAAAGGATGGGCCAGTCCACCAGATCCCTCAGATCGATCCCTGTCTGCGAATATTGACCGTATAAGGGAGATACGTAACACCTATTGTGGTCATGCAGCCAGGGTCTCCCTATCTGACTCAGAGTTTAAAATGCTCTGGCAGGATTTGACCGTTACAATAGGAGAACTCGAGGGCAGTCTTCCAGGAGGATGTACAACATACACAGACGCTGCGAACCAGATAGAAGTAGATACTATGGATCCTGAGCAGGAAAAGAGATATCTGGATGTTATTGATACCCAACATCAAGATATAGAAGTCCTCAAAG aaacaacaattGAACTACAAGAACAAGTCGCTGATGTACAAGAACAAGTGTCTGGTGTACAAGAACAAGTGTCTGATGTACAAGAACAAGTATCTGATGTACAAGGACAAGTCTCTGATGTACAAGAACAAGTCGCTGGGCTACAGATGACTGTGGAGAAACAGAAAATATCAG aTGCAAAGTCTCCCATTCCTCCAAATGTTAGAG AGCAATATGATATTGACATTCGGAAATGGAGAGGGGAAGACAAGCGTTACTATGAGACACACAGCTTTTCGTCAATGATGCAGAAAGTGAGAAACCAACCTTATGTAACGTTTGTTGGTGTGCCGGGATCTGGAAAGACTGCCTCGGTTCACCACATCGCGCTCAAGCTCCAGGAGGAAGGTTACGAGGTTGTACCAGTTGATGAAATCAGAGAGATAAAGCAATACTGTGACACAAAAAAATCACAGGTTTTTCTTATTGATGATATAGTGGGTGTCTTTGGACTCCAAAAAACTAAATTAGATATGTTGAGAGAATTTGAACATAAAATAACTCAGCCGTGTATGGTTAAGTCTAGGACTTTGATGACATGTAGAGAGGCTGTGTTCAATGAAGCACTACTTTGCAAAACATTCCTTACCAAAGAAGACACTGTAATTAAGTTGCACAGTTCTGAGCATGCATTAGATAACAAAGACAAAAAAGAGATTCTACAGAAATATGATTTAAATATTAATCTAATATCCCCTGCATTGCTGACATCAACATCTCGCATGTTTCCTCTTCtttgtaaattgttttcaaaggaaACGAAATTCCAAGCTCTTGGTTCAAAGTTTTTTCTGAATCCTGTCCAATGTATCATTGATGAACTTGATGAAATGCAACGAGAAAACAAACTAAATTATGCAACACTTGTTTTGTGTGTGCTAAATAGAAACTGCCTTTCAGAAAAGATTTTAGACGAAACAGAAAATGAACATTTCATGAATATGAAAAAGGACACGTTGAAAAAATGCAGATTAGAGTACAACACTGATACATTCAAGTTCATGGATGTTTTGTCAGCAATGGAGGGGACATACATAAAACAGTGTGGTGTACAATTCACAGTTATACATGACTCCATGTTTGAAATATGTGCTTATCATTATGGTCAAAAATTTCATGatcaaatattgatatatacgAGTAGCAGTTATATTGCTAATTATGTCAAACCACAAAAAAGTGATTCAGGTATTCTGAGCAAAGTGAAAGAGAAACAAGGTCATTCTCAATATGTTGAGGGTGATGAGAGCAGTTGTGAAAGTAGTgagaaagaaaaagagaatGATGATAAGAACAATGAGAGAGCGGAATCATTTGATCTGTGTATAAGATTACGCGAGGATCAGTACCCACTGCTAGCAAAGAGATTGTACAGAGACATACAGAACATGGAGTTGTATGATGTTTTCAGGAATCAGGTTTTAAAACATCACAAGGTATGTCAGACTTTTGTTGATGTGTTGGAGATGAAGTCATGGACGGAAGTGAAATTCTTGTTTTTGTCCAGTCATGAACATACATATAAGATCgtgaataaacaaaaatatgtagtGAAGGAGAGTGAGAGTAGGAAAGAGTGGGGTGAGTGGTGGAAACAGAATATACTGGTGGATCGTAGGTATAAACGAGACGATAAAGGGAAACTGATATACAATGCACAAAAGTACAATATAAGAGTGATCAGCTGGGTAATTTATTACAGACATCCCCGGATTCTACAATACTTAATACAACGTACTGGAGAAcacaatgaaataaatgaattatttgGGATTACAGGAAATACTCCAAACCGATCTAAAAGCATTAGCCATATGTGTAATAACAGAGGTCAAAAGGAGACAAAAAGTTTACAAGAGAGAGAGGTGTTTAGAGAACAGTTCAGATTACTTCTCTTGAGTTGTTATAGTGGTGATGTACagacagtcaaaataattctgCCATATGTCTACAGGAAGTCAATTAATTGGATAGATCAGATCGGTGAAGGTGTTTATGGTCACTAG